The Pontibacter pudoricolor genome contains a region encoding:
- a CDS encoding TetR/AcrR family transcriptional regulator, which yields MTFLETILGEILQLFKREGIEANSEADIIRKLDIRQSTYHELFHNKQDMVLQVTRFDIEQQNNKQQELLKTARNPVEEIMLLLVDGIKTIKDINPVFITDLQSYPEAWQLSLENLANNNQQVNAEILNRGVLAGYFRRDINLQLVTKIILEQFFMMINPAVFPPDKYDLAEVFRSIYLYYVRGICTDHGGKMAEEFFAKNNL from the coding sequence ATGACTTTTTTAGAAACTATTCTGGGGGAAATTCTGCAACTCTTTAAACGGGAAGGCATAGAGGCGAATTCTGAAGCAGATATAATCCGGAAATTAGATATCAGGCAATCTACTTACCACGAGCTTTTCCATAACAAGCAGGATATGGTATTGCAGGTAACCCGGTTTGATATTGAGCAGCAAAACAACAAGCAGCAGGAATTACTGAAAACGGCAAGAAATCCGGTGGAAGAAATCATGCTCCTGCTGGTGGACGGTATCAAAACAATAAAGGATATAAACCCCGTTTTTATAACTGATCTGCAATCTTATCCTGAAGCCTGGCAGTTAAGTCTGGAAAACCTGGCCAACAATAACCAACAGGTAAATGCTGAGATACTGAACAGAGGAGTTCTGGCGGGGTATTTCCGGAGAGACATTAACCTGCAACTGGTGACCAAGATCATTTTGGAGCAATTCTTTATGATGATTAACCCAGCTGTTTTCCCGCCTGACAAGTATGACCTGGCCGAAGTTTTCAGAAGTATTTACCTATACTACGTGCGGGGAATTTGTACCGACCACGGAGGCAAAATGGCAGAAGAGTTCTTCGCTAAAAATAACTTATAA
- a CDS encoding DUF6952 family protein, translating to MKIPAIKKLVETQEVQALMAAEEAIIEEQPLAIEVDGDDEGEQLTHILAAIWILNHMQETGDDFKTSLREYTKKVRVSIS from the coding sequence ATGAAAATACCCGCGATAAAAAAATTAGTAGAAACACAGGAGGTACAGGCTTTGATGGCCGCTGAGGAGGCTATTATTGAAGAACAACCTTTAGCCATTGAAGTAGACGGGGATGATGAAGGCGAGCAGTTGACACATATTTTAGCTGCCATCTGGATACTGAACCACATGCAGGAAACCGGCGACGACTTTAAAACATCGCTGCGCGAGTATACTAAAAAGGTGCGCGTTTCTATCAGCTAA
- a CDS encoding thioredoxin family protein: MAVIKATDSDFASIVSSNKKVLVKYYADWCGNCRLFSPKFKRLSDDEQFDGIAFVDVNAETSPEARKMAGVTNLPFFAVFKDGKLVDTVAASKEEAVLTLIHKLDA; encoded by the coding sequence ATGGCTGTAATAAAAGCAACAGATAGTGATTTTGCGAGCATTGTAAGCTCAAATAAAAAAGTGTTAGTAAAATATTATGCTGACTGGTGTGGCAACTGCCGTTTATTCTCGCCTAAGTTTAAGCGCCTGTCTGATGACGAGCAGTTTGATGGCATTGCCTTTGTGGATGTGAACGCCGAAACCAGCCCGGAAGCACGCAAAATGGCCGGCGTTACCAACCTGCCTTTCTTTGCCGTTTTTAAAGATGGTAAATTAGTTGATACAGTAGCAGCCAGCAAAGAAGAAGCTGTGCTTACACTTATACATAAACTAGACGCTTAA
- the prfA gene encoding peptide chain release factor 1: protein MLDKLEAINQRFEEVSHLLIQPDVVSDMKKYKALNKEYKDLDKIVVEYKKYLNILSNIDNAKQVIATEKDEDFREMAKEELDELLPQRDAMEDALKELLIPKDPNDSKDIIMEIRAGAGGDEASIFAGDLYRMYTRFAEKMGWRTELIDATEGTSGGYKEIIVGMSGEDVYGKLKFESGVHRVQRVPATETQGRIHTSVASVVVLPEVEEFDIELDMNDIRKDLFCSSGPGGQSVNTTYSAVRLTHLPTGLVAQCQDQKSQLKNFDKALAVLRSRIYEQELAKKNEEEGAQRKSMVGGGDRSDKIRTYNYPQGRVTDHRIGYTVYNLPSVMDGGIDSFVEELRIAENAERLKEGATAE, encoded by the coding sequence ATGTTAGATAAATTAGAAGCCATAAACCAGCGATTTGAAGAAGTAAGCCATTTGCTTATTCAGCCGGATGTGGTCAGCGACATGAAGAAGTATAAGGCGCTGAACAAAGAGTATAAAGACCTAGATAAGATTGTAGTTGAATATAAGAAGTACCTGAACATCCTGAGCAACATCGACAATGCCAAGCAGGTGATTGCTACTGAGAAGGATGAAGATTTCAGGGAAATGGCTAAAGAAGAGCTGGATGAGCTGCTGCCACAGCGCGACGCCATGGAAGATGCTCTGAAAGAGCTCCTGATACCAAAAGACCCGAACGACAGCAAGGACATTATTATGGAGATACGTGCGGGTGCTGGTGGCGATGAGGCTTCTATTTTTGCCGGCGACCTTTACCGTATGTATACCCGCTTTGCCGAGAAAATGGGCTGGCGCACTGAACTGATCGATGCGACAGAAGGAACATCGGGCGGTTACAAAGAAATTATAGTTGGCATGTCGGGCGAGGACGTGTATGGTAAGCTGAAGTTTGAGTCGGGTGTGCACCGTGTGCAGCGTGTGCCGGCTACCGAAACGCAGGGCCGTATTCATACGTCGGTTGCTTCGGTGGTTGTGTTGCCGGAGGTAGAAGAGTTTGACATTGAGCTTGATATGAACGATATCCGAAAGGACCTTTTCTGTTCTTCAGGCCCGGGTGGTCAGTCGGTAAACACGACATACTCTGCTGTTCGCTTAACGCACTTACCAACAGGCCTTGTAGCCCAGTGCCAGGACCAGAAATCGCAGCTGAAGAACTTTGATAAAGCATTGGCGGTACTTCGCTCACGTATTTACGAGCAGGAGCTTGCCAAGAAAAACGAAGAAGAAGGTGCGCAGCGTAAGTCTATGGTTGGCGGCGGCGACCGTTCCGATAAGATCCGTACCTATAACTATCCGCAGGGCCGTGTTACCGATCACCGTATCGGGTATACTGTGTACAACCTGCCTTCTGTAATGGATGGTGGTATCGATAGTTTTGTAGAAGAGCTTCGTATTGCAGAGAACGCCGAAAGACTGAAAGAAGGCGCAACAGCAGAATAA
- a CDS encoding secondary thiamine-phosphate synthase enzyme YjbQ — protein MIWYQKEIRLPAVQRGFHLITDLIESQLPELEDIKVGIAHIFIKHTSASLTINEDADPTVRQDFESHFNQMVPENASYYRHTSEGPDDMPAHLKAAILGSSVTIPITNGKFNLGTWQGIYLCEHRNHASKRWIVVTLNGSN, from the coding sequence ATGATCTGGTACCAGAAAGAGATAAGATTGCCGGCAGTGCAGCGAGGGTTTCATTTGATAACAGACCTGATCGAGTCGCAGCTTCCGGAACTGGAGGATATTAAAGTGGGTATAGCGCACATCTTTATAAAGCATACCTCGGCGAGCTTAACTATAAACGAAGATGCAGACCCAACCGTGCGGCAGGATTTTGAAAGCCACTTTAACCAGATGGTGCCCGAGAATGCAAGCTATTACCGCCACACCTCCGAAGGCCCCGATGACATGCCCGCTCATTTAAAAGCTGCTATACTGGGCAGCTCCGTAACTATACCAATTACAAACGGGAAATTTAACCTGGGAACCTGGCAGGGCATTTACCTGTGCGAGCACCGCAACCATGCCTCTAAACGTTGGATTGTTGTTACCCTGAACGGAAGTAATTAA
- a CDS encoding M43 family zinc metalloprotease — protein MPSIGQQKGRTCATELYQQTIEQLQPGIQLQQQQAKEAAQQYLSQKLQGQEMRKAAGAISIPVVFHVVYNTPEQNISDEQIYSQLAVLNADFRRTNADKINTPTHFAALAGDAGIEFCLASTAPDGSVTNGITRTQTSSASFSANNNNIKRQDRGGAPAWDRSQYLNIWVGNISDDILGWATFPGMGSSSQYDGVVLFYKTVGEPPYNPFRTQFNKGRTATHEIGHWLGLQHIWGTGNESCSDSDFIDDTPNQYKPNYDCPSGTIVSCENGPYGDMWQNYMDYSDDACMNLFTNGQIAYMQAVLNSSRSSLLTSVACNGGLRARFEAETDTLIQAGEQVQFKDKSIGVKPSSWRWEFEGGTPATSTERNPTVTYKTPGTYKVRLTIANSQMSSTQTKEQLIEVTPNDLTVYPVPASDYLIIEQPAHVTLRQVELLSRLGQVMLSRKVTTRKAEFRTTGLPSGLYFLRISSSEGVITKKVTIIK, from the coding sequence ATGCCTAGCATTGGCCAGCAAAAAGGGCGTACGTGCGCAACAGAACTATACCAGCAGACAATCGAGCAACTACAACCCGGCATACAATTACAGCAACAGCAAGCCAAAGAAGCCGCACAGCAGTACCTCAGCCAGAAACTCCAGGGCCAGGAAATGCGCAAAGCCGCAGGGGCCATTTCCATTCCGGTTGTGTTTCATGTGGTTTATAACACCCCGGAGCAAAATATCTCAGACGAGCAGATCTACTCGCAACTGGCTGTACTGAATGCTGATTTCCGGAGAACAAATGCAGATAAGATAAATACCCCAACACATTTTGCCGCTTTGGCTGGCGATGCCGGTATTGAGTTTTGCCTGGCATCCACGGCTCCGGACGGGAGCGTAACAAATGGCATTACCCGTACTCAGACCAGCAGCGCATCATTCAGTGCAAACAATAACAACATTAAACGGCAGGACAGGGGCGGCGCACCAGCCTGGGACCGAAGCCAATACTTAAACATCTGGGTAGGCAATATTTCTGATGACATTTTAGGGTGGGCAACTTTTCCGGGCATGGGTTCTTCGTCGCAATATGATGGTGTAGTGCTGTTTTACAAAACGGTAGGAGAGCCGCCTTACAATCCGTTCCGGACACAATTTAATAAAGGCCGGACTGCCACCCATGAGATAGGCCATTGGCTCGGACTGCAACATATCTGGGGAACAGGCAACGAATCATGCTCCGATTCTGATTTTATTGACGATACACCAAATCAATATAAACCTAACTACGACTGCCCGTCCGGAACTATAGTTTCCTGCGAAAACGGCCCTTACGGCGACATGTGGCAAAACTATATGGATTACAGCGACGATGCCTGCATGAACCTGTTTACCAATGGTCAGATTGCTTATATGCAGGCAGTGCTTAATTCGTCGAGGAGCAGTTTGTTAACTTCTGTAGCTTGTAACGGCGGTCTGCGTGCCAGATTCGAGGCCGAAACAGATACGCTGATACAGGCCGGCGAGCAGGTACAGTTCAAAGATAAATCAATAGGTGTTAAGCCAAGCTCGTGGCGCTGGGAATTTGAAGGCGGCACACCGGCAACCTCAACAGAACGTAACCCGACAGTTACCTACAAAACGCCCGGCACTTATAAGGTACGCTTAACTATAGCCAACAGCCAGATGAGCAGCACTCAAACCAAGGAACAGTTAATAGAAGTTACACCAAACGACCTGACTGTTTACCCGGTACCGGCATCAGATTATCTAATTATTGAGCAGCCCGCACACGTAACGCTGCGCCAGGTAGAACTCCTGAGCAGGCTGGGCCAGGTTATGCTGAGCCGGAAAGTAACTACCCGCAAAGCAGAATTTAGAACTACAGGTCTGCCAAGTGGCTTATATTTCCTGCGTATCAGTAGCTCAGAAGGTGTAATTACCAAAAAGGTAACTATAATAAAGTAG
- the gpmI gene encoding 2,3-bisphosphoglycerate-independent phosphoglycerate mutase — translation MNKQVLLVILDGWGIATNPAVSAINKANTPFYDSILAKYPHAHLQASGEAVGLPNGQMGNSEVGHMNLGAGRVVYQDLVLINKTIADHKLRTRPVLAEAFNYAKENKKPVHLIGLVSDGGVHSHIEHLKALCTAAFDEGLKDVFIHAFTDGRDTDPKGGVKYMNELSEHIDRTTGTIASVIGRYYAMDRDNRWERVKLAYDLMVNGQGIYSTNVIGSILESYNNGITDEFIKPIVRVDSNGEPVATIKDGDVVICFNFRTDRGREITQALTQRDFPEQNMHKLNLHYVTMTNYDDTFENVASVFDKDNLNNTLGEVLEKAGKTQIRIAETEKYPHVTFFFSGGRETAFKGERRLLCPSPKVATYDLKPEMSAYDLRDVLVPELQQKSADFVCLNFANPDMVGHTGVFEAAVKACEVVDECAAAVVTTALENGYDTIVIADHGNADCMINEDGTPNTAHTTNLVPFILVSDTFKGELNNGKLGDVAPTILELMGIAQPAEMTGQSLIKH, via the coding sequence ATGAACAAGCAGGTACTTTTAGTGATCCTGGACGGGTGGGGAATTGCCACCAACCCAGCGGTTTCGGCAATAAATAAAGCCAATACACCTTTCTACGACTCTATACTGGCAAAATATCCGCATGCACATTTACAGGCATCCGGCGAGGCTGTGGGCTTACCAAACGGACAGATGGGCAACTCGGAAGTAGGCCACATGAACCTGGGTGCCGGCCGCGTGGTGTACCAGGATCTTGTGCTCATCAACAAAACGATAGCCGACCATAAACTGCGAACCAGACCTGTTTTAGCAGAAGCTTTTAACTACGCCAAGGAAAACAAGAAGCCTGTTCATCTGATAGGACTGGTTTCGGATGGTGGTGTGCACTCGCACATCGAGCATCTGAAAGCACTCTGCACCGCTGCTTTTGACGAAGGCTTAAAAGATGTGTTTATCCACGCTTTTACCGATGGCCGCGACACCGACCCGAAAGGCGGCGTGAAGTATATGAACGAGCTGAGCGAACACATAGACCGCACTACCGGAACCATTGCTTCGGTAATTGGCCGCTATTACGCCATGGACCGCGACAACCGCTGGGAGCGTGTAAAACTGGCTTACGACCTGATGGTAAACGGACAGGGAATCTACTCTACAAACGTTATCGGATCTATTCTAGAGTCTTATAACAATGGCATTACCGATGAATTCATTAAGCCTATAGTTCGCGTAGACAGCAACGGAGAGCCGGTAGCAACTATAAAAGATGGCGATGTGGTGATCTGTTTTAACTTCAGAACAGACCGTGGCCGCGAAATTACACAAGCCTTAACGCAGCGCGACTTCCCGGAGCAGAACATGCACAAACTGAACCTGCACTACGTTACCATGACCAACTACGATGATACGTTTGAGAATGTAGCATCTGTTTTTGATAAAGATAACCTGAACAACACGCTGGGCGAAGTGCTGGAGAAAGCCGGTAAAACGCAGATACGAATTGCCGAGACCGAGAAATACCCGCACGTTACGTTCTTCTTTTCGGGTGGCCGCGAAACCGCATTCAAAGGCGAGCGCCGCTTATTGTGCCCATCGCCTAAAGTAGCCACTTACGACCTGAAACCGGAAATGAGTGCTTACGACCTGCGCGATGTGCTGGTGCCGGAGCTGCAACAAAAGAGCGCCGATTTTGTGTGCCTTAACTTTGCCAACCCGGACATGGTAGGCCACACCGGTGTGTTTGAAGCTGCCGTAAAAGCCTGCGAAGTAGTGGATGAATGTGCTGCCGCCGTAGTAACTACAGCCCTCGAAAACGGGTATGATACTATAGTTATAGCTGACCACGGCAACGCCGACTGTATGATAAACGAAGACGGAACGCCAAACACTGCCCACACTACGAATTTGGTACCGTTCATTTTGGTAAGCGATACGTTTAAGGGTGAGCTGAACAACGGTAAACTAGGCGACGTTGCCCCAACTATACTGGAACTGATGGGCATAGCACAACCAGCCGAGATGACCGGACAGTCCTTGATAAAACATTAA
- a CDS encoding DUF4783 domain-containing protein encodes MKNLKQFAVVFFLLVGVVCMSGGQAMAQGGVMDGVKSAMKAGSSKDLSRNFSSVVELTLNGKEATSYSNTQAEFVMKNFFSKNAPVDFTYSHQGSSDKGQQYAIGTYTSKAGSYTVLVRMKDSKIQSMNFIKD; translated from the coding sequence ATGAAAAATCTAAAACAGTTTGCTGTAGTATTCTTTTTGCTGGTAGGGGTTGTGTGTATGTCTGGTGGGCAGGCTATGGCGCAGGGCGGTGTTATGGATGGCGTAAAGTCTGCGATGAAAGCCGGATCTTCCAAAGATCTGTCGCGCAACTTTAGCAGTGTGGTGGAGCTTACCCTGAACGGGAAAGAAGCTACCAGTTACAGCAACACGCAGGCTGAGTTTGTGATGAAAAACTTTTTCAGCAAAAATGCTCCTGTAGATTTTACTTACAGCCACCAGGGCTCGTCTGATAAAGGCCAGCAATATGCCATTGGTACCTATACTTCTAAAGCCGGAAGCTATACCGTGCTGGTTCGTATGAAGGATTCCAAGATACAATCAATGAATTTTATAAAAGATTAA
- the nadC gene encoding carboxylating nicotinate-nucleotide diphosphorylase, with amino-acid sequence MRPTYLTEKSISDFIAMALTEDIGDGDHSSLASIPGDALNQARLLVKGDGILAGVELAGYIFNAVDPTLQVEVLMQDGATIKYGDVALTVKGKAQSILTAERLVLNCMQRMSGIATYTHHLTDLIKGTGAKLLDTRKTTPNFRIMEKWAVVIGGGYNHRFGLFDMIILKDNHVDYAGGIKEAIVATQRYLQEKDKNLRIEVETRNLDEVKQAIETGGIHRIMLDNMTPEMMREAVAMIGGKFETEASGGITETTIRSVAECGVDYISVGALTHSIKSIDLSLKAYKL; translated from the coding sequence GTGAGACCTACCTACCTGACCGAAAAAAGTATAAGCGATTTTATCGCGATGGCACTTACCGAGGATATTGGCGATGGCGACCATTCGTCGTTGGCCTCCATTCCGGGGGATGCGCTGAACCAGGCGCGCCTGCTTGTGAAGGGAGACGGCATACTGGCGGGCGTAGAGCTGGCCGGTTATATTTTTAATGCCGTAGACCCTACCCTGCAGGTAGAAGTACTGATGCAGGATGGCGCAACTATAAAATATGGCGATGTAGCCCTGACCGTAAAAGGCAAAGCGCAAAGCATACTTACCGCCGAGCGACTGGTGCTTAACTGCATGCAGCGCATGAGCGGTATCGCAACCTACACACATCACCTTACAGACCTTATTAAAGGCACCGGCGCAAAACTATTGGATACCCGCAAAACAACACCTAACTTCCGGATAATGGAGAAATGGGCGGTTGTAATTGGTGGCGGGTACAACCACAGGTTCGGGCTGTTTGATATGATCATCCTGAAAGATAACCACGTGGATTACGCCGGCGGTATTAAGGAAGCTATAGTTGCCACCCAGCGCTACTTACAGGAGAAAGATAAGAACCTGCGCATAGAAGTTGAGACCCGCAATCTGGACGAAGTAAAGCAAGCCATAGAAACGGGCGGCATCCACCGGATTATGCTGGATAACATGACCCCGGAAATGATGCGCGAAGCTGTAGCCATGATCGGTGGTAAGTTTGAAACGGAAGCATCCGGTGGCATAACTGAGACAACTATACGCTCGGTAGCGGAGTGTGGTGTGGACTATATCTCAGTGGGTGCTCTAACACACTCTATTAAAAGCATTGACCTGAGCCTGAAGGCTTATAAACTATAA
- a CDS encoding SAM-dependent methyltransferase produces the protein MTQPEQEWFSTWFDSPYYHILYNNRDEQEAEQFMDKLLTHLHPKPHEKILDLACGKGRHSVYLNQKGYDVTGIDLSAQSIDYAKQFENKRLHFAVHDMREVYQPEEFDFILNLFTSFGYFENETENVVALCAVAKSLKHGGKLVIDFMNTDLTIANLVAEEKKEVDGIEFHIHRGVENGFIVKTIRFSDDGEDYCFEERVRALRQNDFLEYFGMAQLRLAEVFGDYDLRPFKPESSERMIFVLKK, from the coding sequence ATGACTCAACCGGAACAAGAGTGGTTCAGTACCTGGTTCGACTCTCCTTACTACCATATATTATACAATAACCGCGACGAGCAGGAAGCAGAGCAGTTTATGGATAAGTTGCTTACCCACCTGCATCCCAAACCGCACGAAAAGATACTGGACCTTGCCTGTGGTAAAGGCCGTCACTCGGTATACCTGAACCAGAAAGGCTACGACGTAACTGGTATAGACCTTTCTGCGCAGAGCATTGATTACGCCAAACAGTTCGAGAACAAGCGCCTACATTTTGCCGTGCACGACATGCGCGAAGTATACCAGCCTGAAGAATTTGATTTTATTCTGAACCTGTTTACCAGCTTCGGCTATTTCGAGAACGAGACTGAGAATGTGGTAGCACTATGTGCCGTAGCTAAATCGCTGAAACACGGTGGCAAGCTGGTTATCGATTTTATGAACACCGACCTGACCATTGCCAACCTGGTAGCGGAAGAGAAGAAAGAAGTAGATGGCATTGAATTTCATATCCACAGGGGCGTTGAGAATGGCTTTATAGTTAAAACGATCCGGTTCTCAGATGATGGCGAAGATTACTGTTTTGAAGAAAGAGTGCGCGCTCTGCGCCAGAATGATTTTTTAGAGTATTTCGGGATGGCTCAACTACGCCTGGCAGAAGTATTCGGTGACTACGACCTGCGTCCTTTCAAGCCGGAAAGCAGCGAACGTATGATTTTTGTTCTTAAGAAATAA
- a CDS encoding ZIP family metal transporter translates to MFIAILVLFFTVVLSGFLVKLFPPDNVRWLKMALAFSGAYLFTITITHLLPDVLLSNKEPHVVGYWVLAGFFLQLILELFSHGVEHGHMHTHAHDHDTDTIPFLLLGSLFVHSFLEGSILVDQDYRDVGHMHHQGSFYSVLLGVALHHVPAAFALMSVLLSRLKNFRKAFAWLLVFAIGSPLGILVSNSLLAHEPPGGMIYTALTGLVAGNFLHISTTILFETSPEHSFNRNKLIATLLGLVLALLSDFI, encoded by the coding sequence ATGTTTATAGCCATTCTGGTCCTGTTTTTTACAGTAGTGTTGTCGGGTTTCCTGGTTAAGCTGTTTCCGCCGGATAATGTGCGCTGGCTTAAAATGGCGCTGGCCTTTAGCGGAGCTTACCTGTTTACCATAACTATCACACACCTGCTGCCCGATGTACTGCTGAGCAACAAAGAGCCACACGTAGTTGGTTACTGGGTGCTGGCCGGTTTCTTTCTGCAGCTTATTCTGGAGCTTTTTTCGCATGGCGTAGAGCACGGCCACATGCACACGCATGCCCATGATCACGACACCGATACTATTCCGTTCCTGTTGCTGGGGTCTTTGTTTGTGCATTCTTTTTTAGAAGGAAGCATACTGGTAGATCAGGATTACAGAGATGTAGGCCATATGCACCACCAGGGCAGCTTTTATTCTGTTTTGTTGGGTGTAGCACTGCACCACGTGCCGGCAGCTTTTGCGTTAATGTCGGTGTTGTTGTCGCGGTTAAAGAATTTTAGAAAGGCCTTTGCCTGGCTGCTGGTATTTGCCATTGGCTCGCCGCTGGGTATTCTGGTAAGCAACTCGCTACTCGCGCACGAGCCGCCGGGCGGAATGATTTATACTGCACTTACAGGATTAGTTGCCGGTAACTTCCTTCACATTTCCACCACAATCCTTTTTGAGACCAGCCCTGAACATAGCTTTAACCGTAACAAACTTATAGCCACGCTACTTGGCTTGGTACTGGCACTGCTTTCAGATTTTATTTAA
- a CDS encoding DUF962 domain-containing protein — MAGTSETKRYRSLQEFYPYYLSEHQHTTSRVLHFTGTGLLLIVAIVAVSTGKFSWLLVVPVIGYGFAWVGHFFFERNKPATFKYPFYSLASDFKLFFDILQGKEGFKSQK; from the coding sequence ATGGCAGGCACCTCAGAAACAAAGCGCTATAGATCGCTTCAGGAATTTTATCCTTATTATCTTTCAGAGCATCAGCATACCACTTCGCGGGTGCTGCACTTCACTGGTACAGGCTTACTTCTTATAGTAGCTATAGTTGCTGTAAGTACAGGTAAATTTAGTTGGTTGCTGGTGGTGCCGGTAATTGGCTATGGTTTTGCGTGGGTAGGGCATTTCTTTTTTGAGCGTAACAAACCAGCTACATTCAAATATCCTTTCTATAGCCTGGCGTCAGACTTTAAGCTTTTCTTTGATATACTACAGGGGAAAGAGGGCTTTAAGAGCCAGAAATAA
- a CDS encoding septal ring lytic transglycosylase RlpA family protein produces MLFRNTRLQAVYTYLLIVAVCLSLASCASSKANFGQKGYTEEGKASYYSRKLQGRKMANGEPYRHGKLTAAHKKLPFGTKVKVTNLATNKSVKVKITDRGPFVQGRIVDLSGAAARRVGMIDSGVAPVKVKVIRSATKK; encoded by the coding sequence ATGCTTTTCAGAAATACACGCTTACAGGCTGTTTATACTTATTTGCTTATAGTTGCGGTGTGCCTGAGCCTTGCCTCCTGTGCAAGTAGCAAGGCTAACTTTGGCCAGAAAGGCTACACCGAAGAAGGAAAGGCATCCTACTATAGCCGTAAGCTGCAGGGCCGCAAAATGGCAAACGGAGAACCTTACCGCCATGGCAAGCTGACTGCAGCTCATAAAAAGCTACCATTCGGAACCAAAGTAAAAGTTACCAACCTGGCTACCAATAAATCTGTGAAGGTTAAAATAACAGATCGTGGCCCGTTTGTGCAGGGCCGTATAGTTGACCTATCGGGGGCGGCAGCCAGGCGCGTAGGCATGATAGATTCCGGAGTAGCACCGGTAAAAGTGAAAGTGATCAGATCAGCTACGAAAAAATAA
- a CDS encoding alpha/beta fold hydrolase yields the protein MENLLLLHGALGAATMLEPLKQALAESYNVYTLNFAGHGGNALLEQGYSIELFAQNVVDFMRDRQLEQVHIFGYSMGGYVGLYLAQQYPGLIKSVFTLATKFAWSEETAAKEVKMLNPDKIKEKVPQFAAMLAQHHAPQLWEQVMHKTAAMMQQLGKQPVLTPDILAQLQLPVQVAVGDQDTMVSLEETIAAYRNLPNGRLLVLPATKHPLETIAVSRLAQEINLFLAHTPASIPA from the coding sequence GTGGAGAACCTATTATTGTTGCACGGAGCCCTTGGCGCCGCCACTATGCTGGAGCCACTGAAGCAGGCGCTGGCAGAGAGCTATAACGTTTATACCCTGAATTTTGCTGGCCATGGCGGCAATGCACTATTAGAGCAGGGTTATAGTATAGAATTGTTTGCGCAGAATGTAGTGGATTTTATGCGGGACCGGCAACTGGAGCAGGTACATATCTTTGGCTATAGTATGGGTGGTTATGTTGGTTTGTACCTTGCGCAGCAATACCCCGGTCTTATTAAAAGTGTTTTTACACTGGCTACAAAATTTGCGTGGTCTGAGGAAACAGCTGCCAAAGAAGTTAAAATGCTGAACCCGGACAAGATAAAGGAGAAAGTACCGCAATTTGCTGCTATGCTTGCCCAACACCATGCGCCGCAGCTCTGGGAGCAGGTAATGCATAAAACAGCAGCTATGATGCAGCAACTTGGCAAGCAGCCTGTACTTACCCCGGATATACTTGCGCAACTACAGCTGCCGGTACAGGTTGCTGTTGGCGACCAGGATACGATGGTATCATTAGAGGAAACTATAGCGGCTTACCGCAACCTGCCAAATGGTCGTCTCCTTGTTTTACCTGCTACCAAACATCCGTTAGAAACTATAGCTGTCAGTCGCCTTGCCCAGGAAATTAATTTATTTTTAGCCCATACACCGGCTTCCATACCTGCTTAA
- a CDS encoding GNAT family N-acetyltransferase, with the protein MSSFIIRELTTLPDMLEQHALIQQLNPAMEATQYKELLNQMLPNGYRMVAIFNDEKCLGLSGFWINTKLYSGKYLEIDNFIVDAAYRSQELGKRLVDWMHQLAIDENCQTIMLDAYTSNNAAHRFYFREGFHIKSYHFYKTL; encoded by the coding sequence ATGTCCAGCTTTATTATCAGAGAGCTCACTACCCTGCCTGACATGCTGGAGCAGCATGCCTTAATTCAGCAACTTAACCCGGCTATGGAGGCGACACAATACAAAGAGCTGCTCAACCAGATGCTTCCGAACGGGTACCGTATGGTTGCTATATTTAACGATGAGAAATGCCTGGGCCTGTCTGGTTTCTGGATCAACACAAAACTATACAGCGGCAAATACCTGGAGATAGATAACTTTATAGTTGATGCGGCTTACCGATCGCAGGAGCTGGGCAAGCGCTTAGTGGACTGGATGCACCAGCTAGCTATAGATGAGAACTGCCAGACCATTATGCTGGACGCTTATACTTCAAACAATGCAGCACACCGGTTCTATTTCCGGGAAGGATTTCATATTAAGAGCTATCACTTTTATAAAACATTGTAA